The following proteins come from a genomic window of Alosa alosa isolate M-15738 ecotype Scorff River chromosome 2, AALO_Geno_1.1, whole genome shotgun sequence:
- the LOC125291153 gene encoding HMG box transcription factor BBX produces the protein MKGGGRGKEPPVEGEVSGKRPKRKCLQWHPLLSKKALDFSEEEEEEDEEELDKGTVLCAQSGGPEVVCGAVEEGEEDTSEQRARRPMNAFLLFCKRHRSLVRQEHPRLDNRGATKILADWWAVLEPKEKQKYTDMAKEYKDAFMKANPGYKWCPTTNKPVKSSSQTVGNARKKVWSFPTNPTKDPPVAKKVPKTDNKPQLNFAMADPTKMGGLSMLLLAGEHALTARELSSNTSPTVDTNATKHNGKSALFQLAEISSNTHRSPAECKQEEKSPLGSLTESSGSSVPGPPVSPKNYAMSPLFQLAEISSSTSKPSVLDGKQCGQSALFQLAEMCLASEAEKREALSSQPAGDPAPVFSENSSTNMDPMDQRNSPDLPRTTPSLSSSASSSSSASSTPTDKTPPLLSQPKNVKKKKKDCKETLKADKTQGSVKKAPKKRQSSESDLDSVIEAVAKGTWGTEETPTKKPCIPNSDKSTPPGLQHSPKKKMKPKVKKPLKAKEEAVEEDVQTEEKEKEEEKESKGGDGEPQDLPVVKEELPISPKREVEAPSMKTDSTLLGKEDMDSHSPLEALVKSEERDTEAKSESCGSRKSERSCKGALYKTLVSEGMLTSLRANVDRGKRGSVRGSVSDQEGAWTEEAWAFPQTGASNPKKLKKSKSKDETAPGLGKLEEEFEKKFNSLPQYSPLTFDKKNTSITKKKKTFPPTISDQAKPSKGSSASQKKTLFHKIVSKYKHKKERPNTLDKAITMSESPVPEAMQKDKPCGQVSLEAQRAAEMLVGSQKRKARKNKITHLVRTADGRLSPAEEDKAKELSQDKEEKPLTEESLCNEEGCFTEADQRDAPEGLPAFFSLAALAEVAAMENVHRGQRAVSLPSESQAKDMAAQTPVLISCADQ, from the exons GGGACCGTGCTGTGTGCACAAAGTGGAGGACCGGAGGTGGTGTGTGGGGCTGtggaggagggtgaggaggacaCGTCTGAACAGCGCGCCCGTCGGCCCATGAATGCTTTCTTACTTTTCTGCAAGCGCCACCGCTCTCTAGTTCGTCAGGAGCACCCCCGTCTGGACAACCGTGGGGCCACAAAAATCCTAGCAGATTGGTGGGCAGTGCTGGAGCCCAAGGAGAAGcaaaaatacacagatatggcaaAAGAG TATAAAGATGCTTTTATGAAGGCGAACCCTGGGTATAAATGGTGTCCAACTACCAACAAGCCTGTCAAGAGTTCCTCTCAAACAGTTGGCAATGCCCGCAAAAAAGTCTGGTCTTTCCCCACCAACCCCACGAAGGACCCTCCTGTTGCCAAAAAAGTGCCCAAGACTGACAACAAGCCACAGCTTAACTTTGCCATGGCAg ATCCTACTAAAATGGGGGGACTAAGTATGCTGCTGTTGGCTGGCGAGCATGCCCTGACTGCCAGAGAG CTGTCGTCTAACACGTCCCCCACTGTTGACACAAATGCTACAAAACACAATGGAAAATCTGCCCTCTTTCAGCTTGCTGAG ATATCCTCCAACACTCATCGATCTCCTGCGGAATGTAAACAGGAAGAGAAGAGTCCACTGGGAAGTCTCACTGAG TCCTCTGGAAGTTCAGTGCCTGGTCCACCAGTCTCACCCAAAAACTATGCCATGTCCCCTTTATTTCAGCTAGCAGAG ATTTCCTCCAGTACCTCCAAGCCCTCTGTTCTTGATGGGAAACAGTGCGGACAGTCAGCTCTCTTCCAGCTTGCTGAG ATGTGCTTGGCTTCTGAGGCGGAGAAAAGAGAGGCCTTGTCTTCCCAGCCTGCAGGTGACCCGGCTCCTGTTTTCTCTGAGAACAGTTCCACAAACATGGATCCCATGGATCAAAGAAACTCTCCAGACCTTCCTCGAACCACACCTTCCCTTTCCTCCTCtgcctcatcttcctcctctgcctcctccaccCCAACTGACAAAACACCACCACTGCTCAGCCAGCCGAAgaatgtgaaaaagaaaaagaaggactGCAAAGAAACTCTCAAGGCTGATAAGACTCAAGGTTCTGTGAAAAAAGCCCCCAAGAAGCGGCAGTCCTCTGAGTCTGACCTGGACAGTGTCATTGAAGCTGTGGCTAAAGGGACCTGGGGTACGGAGGAGACGCCCACGAAGAAACCCTGCATCCCAAACAGTGACAAAAGCACTCCCCCTGGGCTACAACATTCACCAAAAAAGAAGATGAAGCCTAAAGTGAAGAAACCACTCAAAGCAAAAGAAGAGGCTGTGGAGGAGGACGTACaaacagaagagaaagagaaggaggaggagaaggaatcGAAAGGGGGTGATGGCGAGCCACAAGATCTTCCTGTGGTGAAGGAAGAGCTGCCAATCTCCCCTAAGAGGGAAGTTGAGGCCCCTAGCATGAAAACAGACTCCACTCTTCTGGGAAAGGAGGACATGGATTCCCACAGCCCACTGGAGGCCCTGGTCAAATCTGAGGAGAGAGACACCGAGGCCAAGTCTGAAAGCTGTGGCTCCAGGAAGTCAGAGAGAAGCTGCAAGGGGGCCCTGTACAAAACACTGGTGTCAGAGGGGATGCTAACATCACTGAGAGCAAATGTGGACAGAG GAAAGAGAGGCTCTGTCCGAGGGAGTGTGTCTGATCAGGAAGGAGCTTGGACGGAGGAGGCCTGGGCATTTCCTCAGACTGGTGCAAGCAACCCCAAGAAGTTAAAAAAGTCTAAATCTAAAGATGAGACTGCACCAGG TTTAGGAAAGCTTGAAGAGGAGTTTGAGAAGAAGTTCAACAGCTTGCCACAGTACAGCCCTTTGACATTTGACAAAAAGAACACCTCCATCaccaagaagaaaaaaacatttcccCCCACGATCAGTGATCAAGCCAAGCCTAGTAAGG GTTCATCTGCATCTCAGAAAAAAACTTTATTCCACAAGATCGTTAGCAAGTACAAGCACAAAAAGGAGAGGCCCAATACCTTGGATAAAG CCATAACTATGAGCGAGTCCCCTGTGCCCGAGGCCATGCAGAAGGACAAGCCATGTGGCCAGGTGTCCCTGGAGGCCCAGCGGGCTGCAGAGATGCTGGTGGGCAGTCAGAAGAGGAAGGCCAGGAAGAATAAAATCACCCACCTGGTGCGCACCGCTGATGGCAGGCTGTCCCCAGCAGAGG AAGACAAAGCCAAGGAGTTGTCCCAGGACAAGGAGGAAAAGCCATTAACCGAAGAGTCTTTATGCAATGAAGAGGGGTGCTTCACTGAGGCAGACCAGAGGGATGCACCTGAAGGCCTTCCAGCCTTCTTCAGCCTAGCTGCCCTCGCTGAAGTAGCAGCCATGGAGAACGTGCACAG AGGTCAGCGTGCTGTCAGTTTGCCCAGTGAGAGCCAAGCAAAGGACATGGCTGCCCAAACCCCTGTGCTGATCTCCTGTGCTGACCAGTGA
- the LOC125291110 gene encoding uncharacterized protein LOC125291110 produces MSPLWVLFMFFTITDSLEIIKAARGGSVQLPCEPTFGEYDGFNVKWSKKGLQKEEFICEYFVNSTVLRPMQCMPSFEPSMQGLNVKHFKSNHSGSYSCIITGIIPPPIRELNTTIIKLHAGLSLELVNTTDSGCVELVCTMDAIDQEQVEFIWNSRGKNTSEQKQVTNSSSSVSSSLRLCGAERRDGDTITCSVSLPSDHFTSNWTIHQQNVGKEDSNWMVKTICICALTGAMLMIAMAVIIYKCKKRKNLDDASVVYTNKVYENFNFGTRIPIRESRREMQHEDCIYEN; encoded by the exons ATGAGTCCTCTCTGGGTTTTATTCATGTTCTTTACCATAACAG ATTCTTTGGAAATCATCAAAGCTGCCAGAGGCGGCTCAGTTCAATTACCTTGTGAGCCGACCTTTGGCGAATATGATGGATTTAATGTGAAGTGGAGTAAAAAAGGACTTCAAAAGGAAGAATTCATATGTGAATATTTCGTAAATTCGACAGTTCTGAGGCCCATGCAGTGCATGCCGTCCTTTGAACCCTCAATGCAGGGTTTGAatgttaaacattttaaaagcaATCACTCTGGATCCTACAGCTGCATCATAACAGGAATTATACCGCCACCCATTCGTGAGCTTAATACAACTATAATAAAACTTCATGCAG GTCTAAGCCTTGAGTTAGTGAATACCACTGATTCTGGTTGTGTTGAGCTGGTGTGTACAATGGATGCCATAGATCAAGAGCAAGTTGAATTTATCTGGAACTCGAGGGGCAAGAATACATCTGAACAGAAGCAAGTCACCAACAGCTCGTCCAGTGTAAGCAGCTCTCTGCGCCTGTGTGGagctgagaggagagatggagacaccATCACCTGCAGTGTTTCACTTCCATCAGATCACTTTACATCAAACTGGACTATTCATCAACAGAATGTAGGTAAAGAAG acAGCAACTGGATGGTGAAAACAATCTGCATTTGCGCTTTAACTGGGGCAATGTTGATGATTGCCATGGCTGtcattatttacaaat gtaagaagagaaagaatttGGACGATGCCTCCGTAGTGTACACCAACAAGGTTTATGAGAACTTCAATTTTGGCACTAGGATTCCCATCAGAGAAAGCAGAAGAGAAATGCAGCATGAAGACTGTATTTATGAGAATTGA